From the Pyramidobacter porci genome, the window AATGAGAATGTTCCACGTGGAACATCTTCGCGCCCGAAGTCGCACGAGGCATGACGGATGCTGATTTTACTGACCGGCGCCAGCAACAGCGGGAAAAGCCGTTTTGCCGAAACGATCGCTTCGCGCTTTTCCGGCCCCAGGATTTACGCCGCGACGATGGTCCCCTGCGGGGCCGAGGGCGCGGCCCGCGTCGACAGGCACCGCCGCCAGCGCGCCGGGCAGGGGTTCGTCACCGCGGAGTGCCCGCGCGGGCTCGACGGGATTTCCGCCGGAACGGACGCGCTGGTACTGCTCGAGGACGTGTCCAACCTGCTCGCCAACGAGATGTTCGGCCGCGGCCGCCCCGATGCGGAGGACGAGGCGCTGCGCCAGATCGTTTCTCTCGCCGGGCGCGCCGCCGTGGTGATCGCCGTGACGATCGGCGGGGTGAGCGGCGAGGGCTGCGACGCGGCCACGAAGAATTACGCGGCGGCGCTGGCCCATCTCAACGAACGGCTCGCCGCCGCGGCCGACGCGGTGATCGAAATGCGCGGCGGCGCGCCGCGGCTGCTGAAGGGAGAATGTCCATGGATTGGCTGAAACCGTTTTGGATCGCGCTGTCCACGTATTCGGCGGTTCCCGTGCCGCAGTGCGGATGGGACGAAAAGTCGCTGGCCCGCTCGTTCTGCTTTTTGCCCGCGGTCGGCCTGCTGATCGGCGCGGCGCAGGGCGCGTGGCTGTGGCTGTGCTGGTTTGCCGGCTTCAATCTGCTGCTGCGCAGCGCCGTGGCCGTGGCCGTGCCGCTGCTGATCAGCGGCGGCATCCACATGGACGGCTTCTGCGACACCATGGACGCCCTTGCGTCCCATCAGCCGCCGCAGCGCTGTCTCGAGATCAT encodes:
- a CDS encoding bifunctional adenosylcobinamide kinase/adenosylcobinamide-phosphate guanylyltransferase, which codes for MLILLTGASNSGKSRFAETIASRFSGPRIYAATMVPCGAEGAARVDRHRRQRAGQGFVTAECPRGLDGISAGTDALVLLEDVSNLLANEMFGRGRPDAEDEALRQIVSLAGRAAVVIAVTIGGVSGEGCDAATKNYAAALAHLNERLAAAADAVIEMRGGAPRLLKGECPWIG